The following are encoded together in the Daucus carota subsp. sativus chromosome 5, DH1 v3.0, whole genome shotgun sequence genome:
- the LOC108220388 gene encoding peroxidase 72, protein MAQTMSIVMLLSLIAFAPLAFSQKTGSLSPKFYDRSCPKAVEIVKSVVANAVAKETRMAASLLRLHFHDCFVKGCDASILLDSTGTLISEKRSNPNRNSARGFEVIEQIKSALEKECPQTVSCADIMALAARDSTVLTGGPSWEVPLGRRDARDASLSGSNNNIPAPNNTFQTILTKFKLKGLNVVDLVALSGSHTIGNSRCTSFRQRLYNQSGNGQPDYALDQSYAAQLKPRCPRSGGDQNLFVLDFVTPLKFDNNYFKNLLASKGLLNSDQVLVTKSEASLELVKKYANDNKAFFEQFAKSMIRMGNITPLTGSKGEIRKICRKMNK, encoded by the exons ATGGCTCAAACCATGAGCATTGTCATGCTCTTATCTCTTATAGCTTTTGCTCCTCTTGCATTTTCTCAAAAAACTGGAAGTCTGAGTCCAAAATTCTATGACCGGTCTTGCCCTAAGGCAGTTGAAATTGTGAAGTCTGTCGTCGCAAATGCTGTCGCCAAGGAGACTCGGATGGCGGCTTCACTGCTCCGCCTTCATTTCCATGACTGCTTCGTAAAG GGCTGTGATGCGTCGATATTATTAGACAGCACGGGTACCTTAATCAGTGAGAAGAGGTCCAACCCTAACAGAAATTCAGCTCGCGGATTTGAAGTCATTGAGCAGATAAAATCTGCACTAGAGAAGGAGTGCCCTCAAACCGTCTCGTGTGCAGATATCATGGCCTTGGCTGCAAGGGACTCTACTGTTCTG ACGGGAGGACCTAGTTGGGAGGTTCCGTTGGGAAGAAGGGATGCTAGAGATGCAAGTTTGAGTGGCTCTAACAACAATATTCCTGCTCCAAACAACACTTTCCAGACCATCCTCACAAAGTTCAAGCTCAAAGGCTTAAATGTGGTTGATCTTGTTGCTCTTTCAG GAAGTCACACAATCGGAAACTCAAGATGCACCAGCTTCAGGCAGAGGCTGTACAATCAGTCGGGCAATGGGCAGCCTGATTACGCGTTGGATCAGTCGTACGCAGCTCAGTTGAAACCTCGGTGTCCAAGATCGGGTGGTGACCAGAACCTTTTCGTATTAGATTTCGTCACTCCACTAAAGTTTGATAACAACTACTTCAAAAACTTGTTAGCTTCAAAGGGCTTGTTGAATTCTGACCAAGTTCTTGTGACCAAAAGTGAAGCATCTTTGGAGCTAGTAAAGAAATATGCAAACGATAACAAGGCATTCTTTGAGCAATTTGCCAAGTCCATGATCAGAATGGGAAACATAACTCCATTAACGGGTTCCAAAGGTGAGATCCGAAAGATTTGCAGGAAGATGAACAAGTAA
- the LOC108222354 gene encoding uncharacterized protein LOC108222354, whose protein sequence is MVKNGRTKKRYHKPPKPQHHSTSSAAEKNKTITVKTLPADLVLEILYRTQVKALVRSHHQEMSGRFVVLWNPSTHYWNPIALKNWDNVSVGFGFDALQSDYKVICIVPETRLGNIGWSRVEIYSTNQGSWENVDGKDIIPFLPISGLHHCHFIVKGVPYWIGTDVQARDAYLNILGRIDPVTGLYKKVVYPSHLENKGRVWVNPLKWKDSVATVVLFPDGDPNQMVDLYVLLDEDTSKWTKMYSLVPPSLISDLEGTWVPQCFSTGEIVFELSTQDPNIVQNLDHCICDPETGRVFRNNEIEALIPFWHESYSHVESLVCVEGLMIQIGKEHKDKKSSPKMKNWYLQSRTLIIVTCCSYRAF, encoded by the exons ATGGTGAAAAATGGAAGAACAAAGAAAAGATATCACAAACCCCCAAAACCCCAACATCACTCAACCTCATCAGCAGCTGAGAAGAACAAAACCATCACTGTAAAGACACTTCCAGCAGATCTTGTTCTTGAAATACTCTACAGGACTCAAGTTAAGGCACTTGTAAGAT CTCATCATCAAGAAATGTCGGGGCGTTTTGTTGTTTTATGGAACCCGAGTACTCATTATTGGAATCCGATTGCTCTTAAGAATTGGGATAATGTGTCagttggttttggttttgatgCGCTGCAAAGTGATTACAAAGTTATATGCATTGTTCCTGAAACTCGCCTTGGAAATATAGGATGGTCTCGGGTTGAGATTTACTCTACAAACCAGGGTTCTTGGGAAAATGTTGATGGAAAAGACATCATTCCATTCTTGCCTATTTCTGGTTTGCATCATTGTCATTTTATCGTCAAAGGTGTTCCATATTGGATAGGGACTGATGTACAGGCAAGAGatgcatatttaaatattttggggAGAATTGATCCTGTTACGGGGCTGTATAAGAAAGTAGTGTATCCCAGCCATCTCGAGAATAAGGGTCGTGTGTGGGTGAATCCTTTGAAATGGAAAGATTCAGTTGCTACTGTAGTTCTTTTCCCAGATGGGGATCCGAATCAGATGGTCGATTTGTATGTGCTGCTGGATGAGGACACATCTAAGTGGACAAAGATGTATAGTCTCGTGCCACCCAGTTTAATAAGTGATTTGGAAGGTACATGGGTTCCTCAGTGCTTTAGCACAGGTGAGATTGTATTTGAGCTGTCGACACAGGACCCGAATATTGTTCAAAATCTGGATCATTGTATATGTGACCCTGAAACTGGTCGTGTGTTCCGTAacaatgaaattgaggcattaATTCCATTTTGGCACGAGTCATACAGTCATGTAGAGAGCCTAGTATGTGTCGAGGGATTAATGATACAGATTGGAAAGGAGCACAAAGACAAAAAGAGTAGCCCTAAGATGAAGAACTGGTATTTGCAATCAAGAACTTTGATTATTGTTACGTGTTGTTCATACCGTGCTTTCTGA